The Gemmatimonadaceae bacterium genomic sequence TGACGCTCCTGCTCAACTTCGGCCAGATGTCGGTGAACTTCGTGGCCGCTCCGATGATCGCCGACCTCCACGCGCGCGGCCGGCAGCATGACCTGCAGCGGATGGTGCGTCTGGTGATGATGGCGAGCGCGCTCGTGACGCTGCCGGTACTGCTTGGCCTCGTCTTCTTTGGCCATTTCATCCTTCGCCTGTACGGCCCAACGTTCGACGCGGCGTATCCCGTCCTGATGGTGCTCACGGCTTCGGTGACCTTTGTCAGCCTGATCGGTTCGCTGGCCGGGTTCCTCCTCACGATGACCGACTACCAGCGCGAAGCCGCGCGCATCATTGGTGTGAGCGCGGTGCTCAACCTCGTGCTCACGCTGGTGCTCACCCCCATGTTCGGGATGATGGGCACCGCGACGGCCACGCTGATAGCGACTGTCTCGCGCGGTGTCGGACTGGCGGTGTTCATCCGTCGCCGGATGGGACTGCGCCTGATCTGAGCTGGGTCGAGTCATCTCGTTAGGCCGGCACCCGGCGCCGACGCGCGCGGCACGGGATTTTCGCCTGGCTGCGCGGGCGACTCCTTTGCCGATGGCGACGTGAGCAGGTCGCGACCGGTCAGCGGATTCGCCAGGCTAACACGTTATATTTGAACGCCTTAGCTCGACGCACTACGTCGTCGCCGCTGAGGCGCCTGCGGCCTCCTTCTTGCTTGTCCAATCGATCCTTCACGCAACGCTGACCACGCGGTGATCGCGCTTTTTCTCGCCACATCAGGACTCCTCCTGTTCACCTGGATCGGGTACCCGGCCGTCGTGCGCCTGCTCGCGGCGTTCGCCGGAAGCCGGCCCACGCGACCCGACGAGTCGTGGCCGCTGGTGAGCGTGGTCGTGGCGACCAGGGACAGCGATGCCGTGATCCTGGCCCGGGTGCAGGACATCCTCTCGGGTTCGTATCCCACCGATCGGCTCGAGGTCATCGTGGCGCTCGATCCGCGTCGCGATCCCAGGCAGCTGCTGGCTCCCCTCCCGGGTCCGCCTGGTGCGGTTCGCACCGTGGTTGGCGACGAGCCGGGCGGCAAGGCGGCTGCGCTGAACGCCGCGGTTCGCGATGCGCAAGGCGCGGTCCTCGCCTTCACCGACGCGGGACAGCGCTTTGCTCCCGATACAATCATGCGCCTCGTCGCCGCGCTGCAGGCCGACTCGCGCCTCGCGGCCGTCTCGGGAGCGCTCACCACGCGCGCCGTCGCCGCGGGGCGCGTGAGCGTGGCCGACCTCTACTGGCGCTACGAGCGCGGGCTGCGCGCCGCCGAAGCTCGCGTGCACTCCTCGATCGGCGTCACCGGCGCCGTCTACGCGATGCATCGGCACCTGTGGCAGCCCCTCCCG encodes the following:
- a CDS encoding glycosyltransferase, giving the protein MIALFLATSGLLLFTWIGYPAVVRLLAAFAGSRPTRPDESWPLVSVVVATRDSDAVILARVQDILSGSYPTDRLEVIVALDPRRDPRQLLAPLPGPPGAVRTVVGDEPGGKAAALNAAVRDAQGAVLAFTDAGQRFAPDTIMRLVAALQADSRLAAVSGALTTRAVAAGRVSVADLYWRYERGLRAAEARVHSSIGVTGAVYAMHRHLWQPLPPGLILDDLYTPMHAVLRGYRIGFEPDATATDDRRFSPQDEYRRKVRTLTGVLQLCAWLPGVLAPWRNPVWIQFVSHKLLRLLTPWLAIVAGGSALAWLTSAGDAGSLRAVAGVAALAAIVIVLGVRRLREAAWGVLLMQAAIVRATLNAARGEWDVWRR